In one Balneolales bacterium ANBcel1 genomic region, the following are encoded:
- a CDS encoding YpdA family putative bacillithiol disulfide reductase gives MVSIIGAGPIGLACGIALKNRGIPFRIIDKGCLVDSIFHYPTNMTFFSTSDRLEIGGVPFISHGMKPTRREALEYYRRVAESYKLPLHLYEEVKEVRGRDGDFIVSTDKGEYTSDKVIVASGFYGRPHRMNVPGEDLPKVKHYYDEPHPYAMKKVLVVGAGNSAVDVALETYRCGSEVNMVIREPHIKETVKYWVKPDIENRIREGAIRAWFNSEVLEIGPKEVVIRTPEGIRSLENDFVLAMTGYEPDFGLLKRIGITFDGADHIPRYDEKTQESNVPGVYLAGVVCGGLNTSKWFIENARAHADAISDDIVTSLAEGN, from the coding sequence ATGGTCAGCATCATAGGCGCCGGCCCCATAGGCCTGGCTTGTGGCATCGCACTTAAAAACCGGGGTATCCCCTTCCGGATTATCGATAAAGGATGTCTGGTCGATTCCATCTTTCACTATCCGACCAACATGACGTTTTTCTCGACTTCCGACCGGCTCGAGATTGGCGGCGTTCCCTTCATATCACACGGGATGAAGCCGACCCGCCGGGAAGCCCTCGAATACTACCGAAGAGTCGCGGAGAGTTACAAGTTACCGCTTCACCTGTACGAAGAGGTAAAAGAGGTACGCGGCAGGGACGGGGATTTTATCGTGTCCACCGACAAGGGGGAGTACACAAGTGATAAAGTCATCGTCGCCAGCGGTTTCTACGGACGACCGCACCGCATGAATGTGCCCGGCGAAGACCTCCCGAAAGTAAAGCATTATTACGATGAGCCCCACCCCTACGCCATGAAGAAGGTTCTTGTTGTTGGTGCCGGGAATTCGGCGGTGGATGTGGCTCTCGAAACCTATCGATGCGGATCGGAGGTGAACATGGTGATTCGCGAACCGCACATAAAGGAAACCGTCAAATACTGGGTGAAACCGGATATTGAGAACCGGATCCGGGAGGGGGCGATCCGGGCATGGTTCAACTCCGAGGTTCTGGAGATCGGGCCGAAGGAGGTGGTTATCCGTACCCCTGAGGGGATCCGCAGCCTTGAAAACGATTTTGTACTGGCCATGACCGGCTACGAGCCCGATTTCGGCCTGCTGAAACGAATCGGAATAACTTTTGACGGTGCCGACCACATTCCCCGATATGACGAAAAAACTCAGGAGAGCAATGTGCCGGGCGTCTACCTGGCAGGGGTGGTTTGCGGCGGACTCAATACCAGCAAATGGTTTATTGAGAACGCCCGGGCGCATGCCGACGCCATCTCTGATGATATCGTGACATCACTGGCTGAAGGCAACTGA
- a CDS encoding OmpA family protein produces the protein MRLSIHTTTILLLFFALALTQTGCRSTEEITDTEVVDTDGDGVPDHVERAIGTDPQNPDTDGDGLTDGQELYEYNTDPLVADTDGDGLSDGDEVLVYGTDPLNPDTDGDGLSDGDEVLRYRTDPLNPDSDGDGLSDYDEIYVYGTDPNNPDTDGDGFTDGQEIAMGTDPLDPTDPPYIEELHAIHFAFDRSNIDDRAARRLSENVTLLQDNPNYRVRVDAYTDQVGGDQYNLRLSQRRANAVVTFYTENGISEDRIDSRGLGKVSVSACLEQGLDGPGCREDRRAETIPLHPFPQRPEARR, from the coding sequence GTGAGACTTTCAATCCATACCACAACTATTTTGCTGCTTTTCTTTGCCCTGGCATTGACACAAACCGGCTGCCGGTCGACCGAGGAGATTACGGATACCGAAGTCGTCGATACCGACGGCGATGGTGTGCCCGATCATGTGGAGCGGGCTATTGGCACGGACCCTCAAAACCCGGACACCGATGGCGACGGCCTGACTGACGGTCAGGAGCTGTACGAATACAACACCGACCCTCTGGTTGCCGATACTGATGGCGACGGTTTGTCCGATGGAGACGAGGTGCTGGTTTACGGAACCGATCCGCTGAACCCGGATACCGACGGCGACGGCCTTTCCGACGGAGATGAAGTGCTGCGCTACCGCACCGATCCCCTGAATCCCGACAGCGATGGTGACGGCCTGAGCGACTACGATGAAATTTATGTCTACGGTACCGATCCCAACAATCCGGACACCGATGGTGACGGCTTTACCGACGGGCAGGAGATTGCCATGGGCACCGATCCGCTCGATCCCACCGATCCGCCCTACATCGAAGAGCTTCATGCCATCCATTTCGCCTTTGATCGTTCGAATATCGACGATCGGGCTGCACGCAGGCTTAGTGAAAATGTCACACTCCTGCAGGATAATCCGAATTACCGGGTCAGAGTGGACGCGTATACCGATCAGGTGGGCGGGGATCAGTACAACCTGCGCCTGAGCCAGAGGAGAGCCAATGCCGTGGTTACGTTCTACACGGAAAACGGCATCTCCGAAGATCGTATCGATTCGCGCGGACTTGGCAAGGTTTCGGTTTCTGCATGTCTGGAACAGGGGCTTGACGGGCCGGGTTGCCGGGAAGACCGTCGCGCCGAGACCATACCGCTGCATCCGTTTCCGCAACGCCCGGAAGCTCGCAGATAA
- a CDS encoding GNAT family N-acetyltransferase encodes MTADQNNPSLEIRPLKISDFKAVKALQLKCFPEMEPYGYNHFRSQLKHFQEGQVGVFFEGELIGSSNSLILDLDEYSADHTWEEIADDGYIRNHDPEGDTLYGIEVMVDPNYRDMKIGRRIYEERMELCRRLNLRRILVGGRLPNYHKHQEKMDIYSYVRSVMSKKIYDPVLTFQLQNDFVVKRIIKGYLKEDIDSSGYAALLEWTNFEYQSEVPKQRITSMPVRICCVQYQMRKIQSFEDFATQVEYFVDVASDYKSDFVLFPELLTTQLLSFEEEKRPGLASRKLANYTDQYVEFFRDMALSYNVNIIGGSHFTLEQDNVFNVSYLFRRDGTYEKQYKIHITPDESLWWGVQAGSIPKVFDTDRGKIAINVCYDVEFPEMARYAVDNGANILFVPFCTDERHGFTRVRTCAQARAIENQIYVAMAGTTGNIPSVENMAIQYAQSAIFTPSDFPFSRDGIAALSDENTEMVVLADVDTEVLRRSRHSGTVMPLKDRRGDLYSVQFRDLPEYSRLSPDDPAFEPDDNDIDEDFE; translated from the coding sequence ATGACCGCAGACCAGAACAATCCCAGCCTGGAAATCAGGCCCCTCAAGATCAGCGACTTCAAGGCCGTGAAAGCCCTGCAGCTCAAATGCTTTCCGGAAATGGAGCCCTATGGCTACAACCATTTCCGTTCCCAGCTCAAACACTTCCAGGAAGGCCAGGTCGGTGTGTTTTTTGAAGGGGAACTGATCGGTTCCAGCAACAGTTTGATTCTTGATCTGGATGAATATTCTGCCGATCACACCTGGGAGGAGATCGCCGACGATGGCTACATCCGCAACCACGATCCCGAAGGGGACACCCTGTACGGCATCGAGGTGATGGTCGATCCCAACTATCGCGATATGAAGATCGGCCGCCGGATTTATGAAGAACGGATGGAATTGTGCCGCAGGTTGAACCTGCGCCGGATTCTGGTCGGCGGACGGCTGCCCAACTATCACAAGCACCAGGAGAAGATGGATATCTACTCGTACGTCCGTTCGGTCATGAGCAAAAAGATCTATGACCCGGTCCTTACCTTCCAGCTTCAAAACGACTTTGTGGTGAAGCGTATCATCAAAGGGTACCTCAAGGAGGATATCGATTCTTCCGGATATGCGGCATTGCTGGAGTGGACCAACTTCGAGTATCAGTCGGAGGTGCCCAAACAGCGCATCACCTCCATGCCGGTGCGTATCTGCTGTGTGCAATATCAGATGCGGAAAATCCAGTCTTTCGAAGATTTTGCCACGCAGGTGGAATACTTTGTGGATGTGGCCTCCGACTACAAATCCGATTTTGTGCTGTTTCCGGAGCTGCTCACCACACAGCTGCTCAGCTTCGAAGAAGAGAAACGGCCCGGTCTGGCTTCTCGCAAACTGGCTAACTACACCGACCAGTATGTGGAGTTCTTCCGCGACATGGCACTGAGCTACAACGTCAATATCATTGGCGGGTCACATTTTACGCTGGAACAGGACAACGTGTTCAACGTCTCCTATCTGTTCCGGCGCGACGGCACCTACGAAAAACAGTATAAAATCCACATCACCCCGGATGAAAGCCTCTGGTGGGGAGTGCAGGCCGGTTCCATCCCCAAGGTATTCGACACCGATCGCGGCAAAATCGCCATCAACGTCTGTTATGATGTCGAGTTCCCCGAGATGGCGCGCTACGCGGTGGATAACGGTGCCAACATCCTCTTTGTTCCGTTCTGCACCGATGAGCGCCACGGGTTCACGAGGGTTCGCACTTGCGCCCAGGCCCGTGCCATAGAAAACCAGATCTATGTCGCCATGGCGGGCACAACCGGCAACATCCCCTCGGTGGAAAACATGGCGATCCAGTATGCCCAATCCGCCATCTTCACCCCTTCCGATTTTCCGTTCAGCAGAGACGGTATCGCCGCGCTATCCGACGAAAACACCGAAATGGTGGTGCTGGCCGATGTGGATACCGAAGTGCTGCGCCGATCCCGGCACTCGGGTACCGTTATGCCGTTGAAAGACCGTCGCGGTGACCTTTACAGTGTACAGTTCAGGGACCTTCCCGAGTACAGCCGGCTTTCACCCGACGATCCCGCATTTGAACCCGACGACAACGACATCGATGAGGATTTTGAGTAG
- a CDS encoding acyl-CoA thioesterase, whose product MSNSKRKTVAGSRVRMNELVMPNDTNPLGKLMGGKLMQWMDICAAISAQRHCNRNVVTVAVDSVEFVSAVELGEVVVIEGEVTRAFRTSMELAMRVWAENLRTGSKRLCTTSFYSFVAVDADGKTVLVPEIVPESAFEKKRYQKAEERRNLRLEHSREVREMARIFQIDQDLG is encoded by the coding sequence ATGAGTAATTCAAAAAGGAAAACAGTGGCCGGCTCCCGTGTGAGGATGAACGAGCTGGTGATGCCAAACGACACGAATCCGCTTGGCAAGCTGATGGGCGGCAAGCTTATGCAGTGGATGGATATCTGCGCGGCCATATCCGCCCAGAGGCATTGCAACCGGAACGTGGTGACGGTGGCGGTTGACAGTGTCGAGTTTGTGAGCGCGGTGGAGCTGGGAGAAGTTGTGGTTATTGAAGGGGAGGTTACCAGGGCGTTCCGAACGTCCATGGAGCTGGCCATGCGCGTTTGGGCGGAGAATCTGAGAACCGGCAGCAAGCGTCTTTGCACCACCTCGTTTTATTCGTTTGTGGCAGTGGACGCCGACGGGAAGACCGTTCTGGTACCCGAAATTGTTCCGGAGAGCGCATTTGAGAAAAAACGCTATCAGAAAGCCGAAGAGCGCCGAAACTTGCGTCTGGAGCATTCCCGCGAAGTCCGGGAAATGGCACGGATTTTCCAGATTGACCAGGACCTGGGGTGA
- a CDS encoding S8 family peptidase — protein sequence MKPRLLLIASFTVLITLGGFLDESVAGASKGEYFPGRIIVKLEDARSFQKHFLESESAKKTGKSTGAATWDLRPGDDPASILDRYMREQGVVRMNPVFRDGASARAKSVSNSVTDAARLAELAEGFERTFTITYASGKDPLELSQELSRLPGVEYAEPHFVYTVQQQGYVPNDTFIGTQGHDYFAYLNFFRAWEVTQGSPDVVIAIIDSGVYYEHPDLIGKLWRNPEPGRAAEFFSQLDWEIENDTIGWNFWEAGDVFEGEDPVQNANPIGNYSTHGTHVAGIAAADTDNGRGIAGTGFHTQFMPIKAGGTRLYPNSIGYGLHGIIYAALNDADIINCSFGGTQFSQFGRDAVDFATASGSLVVAASGNNGSDLPFYPAAYENALSVGSVTNSYNDDISNFSNYGLYVDVFAPGQQMLSTYFEYNENTVEWDPAYVRSTGTSMAAPVVSGLAALIKAEYPDWSPQRIARQIRSNARSIAGANTEPRFEHRLGKGLIDAYAALTNINPGIQILDLVFENEEGEKINIGESGVVRLSAINHGAPTSGIDLRLEALEQGITVEQSSLGGDPAGTGETFEIRFDIEIETGFQLRTPDELPLFRLDMQDASFGYSDFFMFEYERLFFDVFDVNTIRASLSSDGTIGFIDALTSSGGIGFIPGGYDNVLYEGGLMISGELLLSDSTEPIIINQVRSTTEITRHFRPVDNFRYTRQEIGVNETRLEGRASFISSDHPLADAVSVEKRAYALDGAGLDRSMFVIYEITNSGNATIENVYAGLFNDWDIRTFDNDNTAYIAEDSLIYAYDSSGPPYVTAANLGPVSSAFAIDNNSTMTLREARTRQDSLRFGINYNERQQAFDGFTDAEKRLALAAGAERTNIQNADISVVNASGPYYLPPFGTIEVGFVYAWGESVDELRQEVGRARTYYMEELFQEPERPEQLALSQNYPNPFNHTTLIRYELPEPAHVELAVYNLMGQRVRTLVDRRVEQPTNLVPFSGDRLASGIYIAALRVNGQTRTIKMTLIK from the coding sequence ACCCCGTTTACTGCTGATTGCTTCTTTCACTGTTCTGATCACTCTCGGCGGTTTCCTTGATGAGTCCGTCGCCGGTGCATCCAAGGGCGAATACTTCCCTGGGCGCATTATCGTCAAGCTGGAGGACGCCCGCTCCTTTCAGAAACATTTTTTGGAATCCGAATCAGCGAAAAAAACCGGGAAGAGCACCGGTGCCGCTACATGGGATCTTCGTCCGGGGGACGATCCCGCCTCCATCCTTGACCGGTACATGCGCGAGCAGGGCGTCGTTCGGATGAACCCGGTCTTCCGGGATGGCGCTTCGGCCCGCGCCAAGAGCGTATCGAACTCCGTTACCGACGCCGCAAGGCTGGCGGAGCTTGCCGAGGGTTTTGAACGTACTTTCACCATCACATACGCTTCCGGAAAAGACCCCCTGGAACTGTCGCAAGAGCTGAGCCGACTGCCGGGCGTGGAGTACGCCGAACCGCATTTTGTCTACACCGTGCAGCAGCAGGGCTATGTGCCCAACGATACCTTCATCGGCACACAAGGACATGACTACTTCGCCTATCTGAACTTTTTCCGTGCCTGGGAAGTCACACAAGGCTCACCGGATGTTGTCATCGCCATCATCGACAGCGGGGTATACTATGAACACCCCGACCTGATCGGCAAACTCTGGCGAAACCCCGAACCCGGCCGGGCCGCCGAATTCTTCTCGCAGCTTGACTGGGAAATCGAAAACGACACCATCGGCTGGAATTTCTGGGAGGCCGGCGACGTGTTTGAAGGCGAGGACCCCGTGCAGAACGCGAACCCAATCGGCAACTACTCCACCCACGGCACACACGTTGCCGGAATTGCAGCCGCCGACACCGATAACGGCAGAGGTATTGCCGGAACCGGATTCCATACGCAGTTCATGCCGATCAAGGCAGGCGGCACCCGCCTGTATCCCAACAGCATCGGATACGGCTTGCACGGTATTATCTATGCCGCTCTGAACGATGCCGATATTATCAACTGCAGTTTCGGCGGCACGCAGTTTTCCCAGTTCGGCAGAGATGCCGTTGATTTCGCCACGGCAAGCGGCTCGCTGGTGGTGGCCGCATCCGGCAACAACGGCAGTGACCTTCCCTTCTATCCCGCAGCCTACGAAAACGCCCTGTCCGTAGGGTCGGTCACCAACAGTTACAATGACGACATCTCCAACTTTTCCAACTACGGGTTGTATGTGGATGTCTTTGCACCGGGTCAGCAGATGCTCAGCACCTATTTTGAGTACAACGAAAACACGGTGGAATGGGATCCCGCGTATGTGCGCAGCACCGGCACCTCCATGGCCGCACCGGTTGTCAGCGGTCTGGCCGCCTTGATCAAGGCGGAATACCCGGACTGGTCGCCCCAGCGAATCGCCCGGCAAATCCGCAGCAACGCTCGCTCTATTGCCGGCGCCAATACCGAACCACGTTTCGAGCACCGCCTTGGGAAGGGGCTCATCGACGCCTATGCCGCCCTCACCAACATCAACCCGGGAATCCAAATCCTGGACCTGGTCTTCGAGAATGAAGAGGGCGAGAAGATCAACATCGGCGAAAGCGGGGTTGTGCGGCTGAGCGCCATTAACCATGGAGCCCCCACTTCCGGCATCGACCTGAGGCTCGAGGCGCTTGAACAGGGAATCACGGTGGAACAGTCTTCCCTCGGCGGCGATCCGGCCGGTACCGGAGAAACGTTCGAAATACGGTTCGATATCGAAATCGAGACCGGCTTTCAACTTCGAACCCCCGATGAGTTGCCCCTTTTTCGCCTCGACATGCAGGATGCGTCTTTTGGTTACAGCGACTTTTTCATGTTCGAGTACGAGCGGCTGTTTTTCGATGTTTTCGATGTCAATACCATTCGGGCTTCCCTCTCATCCGACGGCACCATCGGCTTCATTGATGCGTTGACCTCCAGCGGTGGCATCGGCTTTATCCCCGGCGGCTATGATAATGTGCTATATGAGGGCGGCCTGATGATTTCGGGCGAGCTGTTGCTGTCGGATTCCACAGAGCCGATCATCATCAACCAGGTGCGCAGTACAACGGAAATCACCCGGCATTTTCGTCCGGTCGACAATTTCCGCTACACCCGACAGGAAATCGGTGTAAACGAGACCCGGCTGGAAGGCCGCGCCTCTTTCATCTCCAGCGACCATCCGCTGGCCGATGCCGTATCGGTTGAAAAACGCGCATACGCTTTAGATGGAGCCGGCTTGGATCGCTCCATGTTTGTGATTTACGAAATCACCAACTCCGGAAACGCTACCATCGAAAATGTGTATGCCGGCCTGTTCAACGATTGGGACATCCGGACATTTGACAACGACAATACCGCATATATCGCGGAAGACAGTCTGATCTACGCGTACGATTCTTCGGGGCCGCCTTATGTCACCGCCGCCAACCTCGGACCGGTCTCCAGCGCGTTTGCCATCGACAACAACTCCACCATGACGTTGCGGGAAGCCAGAACACGGCAGGACAGCCTTCGATTCGGCATCAATTACAACGAAAGACAGCAGGCTTTTGACGGGTTTACCGATGCGGAGAAACGACTGGCGCTGGCCGCAGGAGCCGAACGTACCAACATACAAAACGCCGATATTTCGGTGGTGAATGCCAGCGGACCCTATTACCTTCCTCCGTTCGGAACCATAGAAGTGGGCTTTGTCTACGCCTGGGGAGAAAGTGTAGACGAGTTGCGCCAGGAGGTCGGTCGTGCGCGCACCTACTACATGGAGGAGCTGTTCCAGGAACCGGAACGGCCGGAACAGCTTGCGCTCTCCCAGAACTACCCCAATCCGTTCAACCATACAACGTTAATCCGGTACGAACTGCCGGAACCGGCTCATGTGGAACTGGCTGTGTACAATCTTATGGGGCAACGGGTAAGGACTCTCGTAGACAGGCGCGTGGAGCAGCCAACCAATCTGGTGCCTTTCAGCGGAGATCGACTGGCAAGCGGCATCTACATCGCGGCATTGCGCGTAAACGGACAGACCCGGACCATCAAAATGACCCTTATCAAATAG
- a CDS encoding two-component regulator propeller domain-containing protein, protein MKYFRLATLLLAAMLPATVMTLLVQVSTAPAQPIGTWQSFSSQSTVLDVRVEEDGRFWAVSEGGIFWVEGDDIAGSLAPTEGMHRINPATIHFDSENRLVWLGYNDGMFESYDRQSERFFQYTDIFRASRFSPRGINRIRTFGEEVVIATDFGIVVFEPRREITLDTYSNLGDFSSGTRVNDVMVHQQVFFAATPEGVAVANAASGDLVVPDYWTSYGTEAGFGGNVTALAHYRGDVLALMGDVIMRFDGTDWSPAPFFEDARIRHISTSTDGNYLVAWNEQQVMVRYPDQSESFFSVDEAGQPVNTVAVDDARSRLLVGTTNMGVLALDLYDGTHVAGFLPEGPYMNSFSDVIVSNGILASGSNNLWGSRGAGTTQTGYYLFRDGEWFSFNNLTHPVLQQRNFNSVYTTAASGDYFFFGSWGRGVAQHNRETDEITIWDSWNSPLEGISPGSAFIVASGLDTDRNGHLWMANWENTVTSLFRFKPENEEWTAFPRFQSLSGTEFYDRVTADSYGQLWLTVKNDRRAGRGLVVKRVEDNRISDGVLLTDNPGSGNLPHMEVNTVVQDRRGEIWVGTQRGLARFPFPQRIIDGSANDRQATLILNADETADSPFLLRTTPVTSIVVNSANQKWIGTDGEGLWLIEEDGGRHRPVRNFTTENSPLISNTIQSLAYDSETGRIFIATDLGLVSYVDVVRGSVAEMKDLFVYPNPFSYEREDMERVVIDRLSERTTIRILTVDGRLVRRMESQGGRVEWDVRDYNGDRVATGVYIIVSVDDQNDQRGVGKLVVIR, encoded by the coding sequence ATGAAATACTTTCGACTTGCCACTCTGCTGTTAGCCGCAATGCTGCCCGCCACTGTGATGACGCTTCTTGTACAGGTGTCAACGGCGCCCGCCCAACCCATCGGCACATGGCAGTCGTTCAGCTCCCAGTCCACGGTTCTTGATGTCAGAGTAGAGGAAGACGGCCGGTTCTGGGCGGTCAGCGAAGGGGGGATATTCTGGGTGGAAGGCGATGATATCGCGGGATCGCTGGCTCCCACCGAGGGGATGCATCGGATCAATCCCGCCACTATCCACTTCGACTCCGAAAACCGCCTTGTGTGGCTCGGGTACAACGACGGCATGTTTGAGTCATACGACAGGCAAAGCGAGCGTTTTTTTCAGTACACGGATATTTTTAGGGCTTCCCGGTTTAGTCCGCGCGGGATCAATCGAATACGAACATTCGGGGAGGAGGTGGTCATCGCAACCGATTTCGGTATTGTTGTATTCGAACCGCGGCGCGAAATTACACTGGACACCTATTCCAATTTGGGGGATTTTTCATCCGGCACCAGGGTGAATGATGTCATGGTACATCAGCAGGTGTTTTTCGCGGCTACTCCCGAAGGGGTTGCTGTAGCCAATGCCGCTTCCGGCGATCTGGTGGTACCCGACTACTGGACTTCGTACGGCACGGAGGCCGGCTTTGGTGGCAACGTTACCGCGCTGGCCCACTACAGGGGGGATGTGCTGGCTCTTATGGGGGATGTAATCATGCGGTTTGATGGAACTGACTGGTCGCCGGCACCTTTTTTTGAAGACGCACGGATTCGCCATATTTCCACCTCCACCGACGGTAACTATCTGGTTGCCTGGAACGAACAGCAGGTTATGGTCCGCTATCCGGATCAATCCGAATCGTTTTTTTCGGTGGATGAAGCAGGACAGCCTGTCAATACCGTGGCGGTGGATGACGCCCGGAGCCGACTGCTTGTCGGGACAACCAACATGGGAGTTTTGGCACTGGATCTGTACGACGGAACCCATGTCGCCGGCTTTCTTCCGGAAGGGCCTTACATGAACAGTTTTTCCGACGTTATCGTAAGCAACGGTATTTTGGCTTCTGGATCCAACAATTTGTGGGGGTCGAGGGGTGCCGGTACGACACAGACCGGGTACTATCTGTTTCGGGACGGGGAATGGTTCAGCTTTAACAACCTGACTCATCCGGTGTTGCAGCAAAGGAATTTTAACAGCGTGTACACAACAGCGGCATCCGGCGATTATTTTTTCTTCGGTTCATGGGGAAGAGGAGTCGCCCAGCATAACAGAGAGACGGATGAAATCACGATCTGGGACAGCTGGAATTCCCCTCTTGAAGGTATTAGCCCCGGCTCCGCGTTTATAGTCGCCAGCGGCCTGGACACCGATCGCAACGGTCATCTATGGATGGCAAACTGGGAGAATACGGTTACCTCGCTGTTCCGCTTTAAGCCGGAAAACGAAGAGTGGACGGCTTTTCCCAGATTTCAGTCTTTGTCAGGAACAGAATTTTACGACAGGGTGACGGCGGACTCCTACGGCCAGCTTTGGTTGACGGTTAAAAATGACCGCCGTGCCGGCCGTGGCCTGGTGGTCAAGCGGGTGGAGGATAACAGGATCAGCGACGGCGTACTTCTTACCGACAATCCCGGCAGCGGCAACCTGCCTCACATGGAGGTGAATACGGTGGTGCAGGACCGGCGCGGGGAGATTTGGGTCGGTACCCAGCGCGGACTCGCCCGCTTTCCTTTTCCTCAGCGTATTATCGACGGAAGTGCCAATGACCGGCAGGCCACCCTGATTCTGAATGCCGACGAAACGGCAGATTCACCGTTTTTACTGCGTACAACCCCGGTTACCAGTATCGTAGTAAATTCTGCCAACCAGAAATGGATCGGCACGGACGGCGAGGGCCTCTGGCTCATTGAAGAAGACGGCGGCCGGCACCGACCGGTAAGAAACTTCACGACCGAGAACAGTCCGCTGATCTCCAATACGATCCAGTCGCTAGCCTACGACTCGGAAACGGGCAGGATCTTTATTGCCACGGATCTGGGACTGGTCAGCTATGTGGATGTGGTCCGGGGCAGTGTTGCGGAAATGAAAGACCTGTTCGTCTATCCGAATCCGTTCTCTTATGAGCGTGAAGATATGGAACGAGTGGTGATCGACCGCCTTTCGGAACGTACCACTATTCGGATACTGACCGTAGACGGCCGCCTGGTTCGACGTATGGAGTCGCAAGGCGGCCGTGTGGAGTGGGATGTCCGCGATTATAACGGCGACCGTGTGGCCACCGGAGTCTACATCATCGTTTCGGTCGATGATCAAAACGATCAGCGTGGCGTTGGCAAGCTGGTGGTCATTCGCTGA